The DNA segment TGCCGATCTCGAACGCGAGTCTCCATTGGTCCCGCAGCGTGCGCTGGGCGGCCCAGTAGCCGGTTCGGGGGTCGTACATATTGGTCGATTCGGAGCTGACGCCGTTGAGTTCGACGATGGCAAGGTCGCGGCCGGCGCGGAAGGCTTCCACGCAGGAGTAGCGCACATCGAAGCGGCCGAAGTGGAAGCCGGGGTATGACTGGGCGATGCGGTCGACGGCATTGGTGAGGTCGTCGGTGATGAGGTGGGCGCCGTCGAGGAACATCGAGCCCTGGCAGTGGTTGCCGGCGATGCCAAGGGAAATGGGTTCGCCGGGTCCGGGGACGGTGCCTGCGGCGGGGCCGAGGCGGCGGATGAAGATGTGCGCCTGGAGGCGGTAGCGGGGGTGGTTCCAAATGAGGTTGCGGAGGGTGGAGCGGCCGTCGCCGTGGATGAGAGGGAACCGCTTGTCGGTGATGGAGAAGATGCGGCCGCGGGGCTCGCCGGGGTGGCGGATGTAGAAGATGCCGGCTTCAAAGGGGCCGGGGTGGTAGACCTGGGCGATGACGGGGCCCGGGTTGGCAGCGAGGTAGGCGAGAGCCTGGGCGTGGGAGCGGGTGAGTTCGACGCCGGCGCCGCGCTGGCCGACATCGGGCTTGAGGATGATGGGGAAGGACCATGCGCGCTGCTGCATGATGCGGAGGAGCGCGGCGGACCGCTCGGGCGCGGGTGCGGGCGGGAGGATCGCGGCGGGGACGACTGCGGATTCCGGGAGACGGGAGAGGATGTCCCACTTGGACTCGCCGATGACGCCGCCGAGCGGCATGGCGGGGTTCGCGGCGGTGAAGGCGGTGAGGCTGCGATGGCGGAAGGCGAGGCGCAGGAGGTGTGGGGCGAGCGGAGCGTAGATCATCCATGCGGGCCAGAACTCCCAGCGGAGACGGCGGCTGATGATTGCACGGGTTCGTGTTCGGGCGTGGCGCCAGCGCTCCGCGATGCCGGCGGCCGGGCGGGCCGGGATTGGCGGAGCGATCATCGGCGTCGCGCCGGGGTGGGCCGTCATCCGGCCACCCTGGCCCGCTTGAGCGGGAGGGCCGAGCGGGTGGTGACGAGGGGAGTGGAGGCGTCCTCCGGGATGGGGGAGTAGTCGAGGGAGGCCGAGTGGTCCCAGAGTTCGATGACGGTGCGGCTGACGGTGCGGGCGTCGGGGCGTGACATGAGCACGCTCAGGTGGGGGCGGGTCGGCCAGGTGTGTGTGTGGAAGCGGTCCTGCGCGGCGGAGGGGTCGTCGGCGCGGGCGACGATGGACTCGAAGAGTCGGCGGCGGCGCGGTTCGACCATGTGATCACCGAGGCTCGAAGAGGTGAGCATGAGAGGGCGGCCGAGCGGGGCGCGTGAGGAGATGCGGAGCGTGCGGGAGTCTGATGTGAGGACGGCGGACTCGCCGCGGGCGGCGATGAACAGGGAAAAGGGTGGGTAGGCGGCGGGATCGATGGAGTGGAGCGAGGTGAGGGCCTCGGAGATCGAGGACTCGGCGAGTGCGAGGGGGACGAGTTCGCCGCGGGACCGCGGTGCGCTGGCAGGGATGCCGGGGGATGGGTTGGCGTTGAGGAGCGTGGCGATGAGGCCGGAGTCGTTGACGCCGATCCAGGTGCCGCCGGACTGGGGATCAATGGGAGCGAGAGCGGATCGCGGGCCGGCGGTGATGACGATGGGGGGCGTAGCGGCGGGGCGGGTGCGGCGCTCATCGCGGTTGCAGACGAGGCGGAGGAGGGGGGAGTGCTCGCGGGCCGAGCCGGCGGCGCGACGGAACCTCGGGGCCACGACTGTTACCGTGCACATCGACCTGAATCCAAGTGGGCGAGGGTGGAGGGGGCGTAGCCGAAGGTGGCGGGGACGGGCGTGCCGAGCGAGATCGCCATGGATCGCACGGTGGCGTTGTGGTGGATCGTGTGGCTGAGGACGAAGGCGAGTTCGCGGCCGAGGGTTGATTCGACTTCGACGCAGGCGCCGCCGCGGGATGGCATGACGCGGACGTTGAGCAGATCGTCGGCGTCGGCGCGGGCGAGATCGAGGATGGCCTGGTGGAGGCGGCGGATCTCGACGACGGCGGCGGCGGGGCTGGACTCGATCGTGGTACCGCGGTCGCGGTGGTCGTAGTCGACGACGCCGGTGCGGGCGCCGGTGGTGAGGGCGCGGACGTGGTCGAGGGCGTGGCGGATGTGGGCGCCGAGGGAGCCGTTCGCGAATGTGGGGCCGCAGGGGCGGGTGTACAGGTCCACGGTGAGGGAGAGGGCGACGGACTCGAGTTCGGCGAGGATGTCGGCGAGCGGGGCCGCGAGGAGCGCGGCGCTGGTGCTGTGACGGGTGAGGTGATCGATGGTGGTGTGCATGTGCGGCGCCCCGGGGGTTGGTCGGGATTGAGATGCCGTTGGGTGCATGGAGTTGCGGGGCGGATTAGTGCGGGGTGGTTGCGGAACGGCGGATGTTGTCGGGTGGCACGGAGAGCATGTTGATGCCGTCGAAACGGCGGAGTATTCCCGAGACTACCACGGGTTCGCCCACGAGGTCGAGCATGGGGGGCGGGAGCGGTTCGCCGCGGTCGGTTACCAGGAGGTAATAGTCGTGGCCGTCGGTGGTTGGAACGACGAGCATCGGGGGGATGCCTCGGGAGATGCAGAGGGTGGCGCAGGCTTTGTGGCCTTTGCCGTCGCCGGGTTTCATCGCGCCGAGGAAGCACTTGTAGTCGACGATCTCGCCGCGGAGGGTGATGGGGCCGAGGGTGTCGGTAGTGGGGGCGGGCACAGGGGATTGTGAAGGGAGGGGTGTGACGGCGTCGGCGTCGGGGAGGAGTTCGAGGATCTCGCGGCCGTCGCGGTCGAGCCTCCAGCCTCGGATGCGGACGTGGACGCCGTCGTTGGACGCGACGCGGTCCTGGGCGCCGTGCTTGCCTTCCTGGACGAGGAAGATGGTGGTTGGGGGATCGCCAGGGTGCTGCGGGGCGACCCTGAGGATTGGGTAGGGGTGGGCGACGAGGGTTCCCTCACGGGAGACGGGGAGGCCGGTGTCCCAGACGGCGGGTCCGGGATCGCGCTGGGTCAAGGCGATGATGGCGGCGGAGATCGCCGCAAGCCAGAGGATGGCGGGGATCAGCACGCGAAGGGCGCGCCGATGAGTCTGCGGCATGGGGAGGTAGCCGACGTAGAAGTCGTCGGGCGCGGGGGTGGAGGTATGTTCAGGCATGGGCCGGCTCCAGCGGTTCGAAGCGGGCCGGGGGGACAGGGGTGCCTGGTGGGAGCGGGTCGGGGTTGATGAGGATGCGCCGGCCTTCGATGCGGACCTGGTACGTGGGGATGCGCTCGGTGAACGGGGGCGGCGACTGGCCGCTGGCGGGGAGGTACTGGTAGCCGTGCCAGGGACAGGTGATGCAGCCGTCGATGACCTTGCCCTCGCTGAGCGGGCCGCCCTGGTGGGCGCAGGTGTCGGAGACCGCGGAGATCGAGCCGTTGTGGCGGAAGACGGCGACGCGGGCGGGAGGGGAGTTGCCGGCG comes from the Phycisphaeraceae bacterium genome and includes:
- a CDS encoding NRDE family protein, whose translation is MCTVTVVAPRFRRAAGSAREHSPLLRLVCNRDERRTRPAATPPIVITAGPRSALAPIDPQSGGTWIGVNDSGLIATLLNANPSPGIPASAPRSRGELVPLALAESSISEALTSLHSIDPAAYPPFSLFIAARGESAVLTSDSRTLRISSRAPLGRPLMLTSSSLGDHMVEPRRRRLFESIVARADDPSAAQDRFHTHTWPTRPHLSVLMSRPDARTVSRTVIELWDHSASLDYSPIPEDASTPLVTTRSALPLKRARVAG
- a CDS encoding DinB family protein, which produces MHTTIDHLTRHSTSAALLAAPLADILAELESVALSLTVDLYTRPCGPTFANGSLGAHIRHALDHVRALTTGARTGVVDYDHRDRGTTIESSPAAAVVEIRRLHQAILDLARADADDLLNVRVMPSRGGACVEVESTLGRELAFVLSHTIHHNATVRSMAISLGTPVPATFGYAPSTLAHLDSGRCAR